TTTTTTACTTTAAGCATAGAGAGTCAAAATGCTACAATCTGAAAATCAAAAGATTATATCGGGACTGTCGGAGAATTAATGGATAAGTACGTTATGTATTCCATTGGGATTGCGATCTTTTTAATCGGTTGCACCGAGCTACCGTCCGAGGAGGTAAGAACTAAAGTAGCTCTTGTTACTGACGTTGGTTCTGTTGATGACCAGACCTTCAATCAGTATGCCTTTGAAGGATTAGAACGGGCTAGAAGTGAGTTCAACTTACAGATCGACTATAAAGAGGCAGAGCTTGAGGTTGATGAAAATGGAGAGGAAGTTGCAAACTACCTTGAAAACATAAATATATTTGCAGACCTCGGATATGAACTAATTATTACCGTCGGATTCGCAATGGGAGACGATACCAAAGAAGCGGCACTTAGCCATCCTGATACGAAGTTTGCAGTCATAGATTCCTATCCAACGAATGATGATGGGTCGGCAATTGAAAACCTTCAAGGGATATTGTTCAAGGAACAAGAAGTCGGTTACATTGCTGGGGTTCTAGCAGGGAAATTTGTAATAGAAAATAACCAAGATAGAGTGGGCTTTTTGGGTGGCGTTGCTATCCCCCCGGTAAAAAAGTTTGGTAATGGATTCTATAAAGGCGTGAAGTCTGTGTGCGCTGACTGCAAATATAGCTGCCAATATGTTTTCGATTTTGCGAACATATCAGCTGGAGAGACTGCAGCCCAAGAAATCATTGCTGAAGGTGCATACGTGCTCTTCGGTGCTGGAGGCTTAACGGGCTCATCAGGAATCAAAAAAGCAGCTTCTCTTGGAAGTTATGTTATTGGAGTTGATCAAGATGAATTCTATACGACTTTTAACAGTGGAGCTGTAACGGGCGCGGAGCTTCTATTGACTAGTGCGACGAAGGACGTAGCTGTGGGTGTCGTGAATACTGTCAAGACATTTGTCGAAGGCAACTTTACAGGTGAGGCTGTTACATATGGATTCCAGGACGAAGGTTTAGGGTCTGGTGTTGCGCTTGCACCCTATCACGCTGCACTTGAAAGTCTAAGTGAAGATATAAAAGCTAGTGTTATTGAAGTTGAAGAAGGTTTGAGAGGCGGAACGATAGATACTGGAGTTGACGGTTCATCTGGAGATATTGTCAATCCAACTACTGGTGAAGGTGACGAAAGCTTAAATCCATCGGAATGTACGAACATTTATCCATCATGAATTAGTTGGAGAGGGGCAAGTGAAAAATCGAATTATCCTTGTGTTGTTTTTTCTTTCGTCAGTTAGTTCTGCGTCTGAAAGCGATATGTCGTTAGCTGATATTCTTAACTTAAAAATTGAAGTATCTTCATCGACACCATTGAATATCTTTAGTACTCCAAGTATCGTTTCTGTCGTTGATGAATCAACGATACGAGAATATAACTTCACGTCGGCAAAGGAAGCTCTACGATTCTTATCGGGAGTTGACGTTACGCGCACTTTCCTTTCTAGAAATTTGCCAACTATTAGAGGGTTACTTCAGGATCACTTCAACAATAAGATACTAATTCTCATTAATGGAGTTCCGAGTTGGAACTCTGTAACTGGAGGTGGTATTTTAGAGCGAATTCACCCGAAAGACCTAAGCAGAATCGAGGTTCTTAAGGGGCCAGCATCTGTCCTATATGGAAGCAATGCATATGTAGGAGCGATCAACTTCGTTCTGAAAAGCGAGTCAGGCTCAAATAGCTTTCATACCGACATAGAACCAGAGCGAAATGGTATTTCTATGGGAGGCCATCTAACCGGGAAGACTAGTATGCTTTCGTACTACGTTTCAGGTTCAGGACGAAAATCTTCTCGAACACCTTACGATGAGTCTTCAGATGTAACAGAAGACCTTAAAGATGGTATTTTTCAAGATGAAGGTGCGTATCAAGGGGAAACTGACGTAAACACTGCATATATAGATGAATTTGAAGATTCGAACAACTTTACATTGCAACTTGAGAGTCAGCACGAGTTATTCAAAGCCGACATACTTTACAACGCCTATAGCAATGGAACAAGTTACCTTGGGACACCGCCAATTAATAACAAAGGTACTGGGTTAGCTGCAGAGCAAAAAGGATATATTGTTGGTTTGACTCCTGCTGCTACTCTACTCGAAAATTTGGTCGTAAGTCTTCCAGTCTCT
This window of the Pseudobacteriovorax antillogorgiicola genome carries:
- a CDS encoding BMP family ABC transporter substrate-binding protein, producing MDKYVMYSIGIAIFLIGCTELPSEEVRTKVALVTDVGSVDDQTFNQYAFEGLERARSEFNLQIDYKEAELEVDENGEEVANYLENINIFADLGYELIITVGFAMGDDTKEAALSHPDTKFAVIDSYPTNDDGSAIENLQGILFKEQEVGYIAGVLAGKFVIENNQDRVGFLGGVAIPPVKKFGNGFYKGVKSVCADCKYSCQYVFDFANISAGETAAQEIIAEGAYVLFGAGGLTGSSGIKKAASLGSYVIGVDQDEFYTTFNSGAVTGAELLLTSATKDVAVGVVNTVKTFVEGNFTGEAVTYGFQDEGLGSGVALAPYHAALESLSEDIKASVIEVEEGLRGGTIDTGVDGSSGDIVNPTTGEGDESLNPSECTNIYPS